A single genomic interval of Pyrus communis chromosome 5, drPyrComm1.1, whole genome shotgun sequence harbors:
- the LOC137734832 gene encoding uncharacterized protein — MAICFAPLSTSFSGGGCQLKAREVLWSSANGNGSVKAKAQTQRKHIHLRTGRNFTVRAEYSDDSRGGGGGADFVAGFVLGGAVFGTLAYVFAPQIRRSLLNEDEYGFRKARRPIYYDEGLEKTRQTLNAKISQLNSAIDNVSSRLRGGNNAPTVPIKNDPEVEATM, encoded by the exons ATGGCGATCTGCTTTGCTCCTCTATCCACCTCATTCTCAG GCGGCGGATGCCAGCTGAAGGCGCGTGAGGTTTTGTGGTCCTCCGCCAACGGCAACGGCAGCGTCAAGGCCAAGGCCCAAACCCAAAGGAAACATATTCACCTGCGAACCGGTCGCAATTTCACTGTTCGTGCCGAGTACAG TGACGATAGTAGAGGTGGCGGCGGCGGTGCTGATTTCGTCGCTGGTTTTGTGTTAGGAGGTGCTGTCTTTGGGACTTTGGCTTACGTTTTTGCTCCACAG ATTAGAAGATCTCTCCTTAATGAAGATGAATATGGATTCCGGAAGGCAAGAAGACCTATATATTACGATGAAGGTTTGGAG AAGACTAGGCAGACCTTGAATGCAAAAATAAGCCAGCTCAATTCAGCCATTGATAATGTGTCTTCTCGTTTGAGAGGTGGGAACAATGCACCCACGGTGCCAATAAAAAATGATCCTGAAGTGGAAGCTACCATGTGA
- the LOC137733186 gene encoding putative gamma-glutamylcyclotransferase At3g02910 — MVAAADEGTTGTGITTPPRRSVVFTYGTLKRGFGNHALMEELMRSGDAVFLGSYRTQENFPLVCGPYQVPFLLNLPGSGERVTGELYGVSSGGLARMDELEGTSRGHYERLPIKLVVLEEGEAEEAEAYFAHSSYARELWMKNGRRGLSAYSENEARGYVKRNERPQHLTFLNHIQLFVSAASDEPSDSSDPLTCNELDALNLN; from the coding sequence ATGGTTGCTGCCGCCGATGAGGGAACCACAGGTACAGGTATAACAACGCCGCCGAGGAGGAGCGTGGTTTTCACGTACGGCACCCTAAAGCGGGGGTTTGGGAACCACGCCTTAATGGAGGAGCTGATGAGAAGCGGAGACGCCGTATTCTTGGGCAGCTACCGAACCCAAGAAAACTTTCCGCTGGTGTGCGGGCCCTACCAGGTGCCATTTCTCCTCAACCTGCCAGGATCGGGTGAACGGGTAACGGGGGAGTTGTACGGCGTGTCGAGTGGCGGGCTGGCTCGCATGGATGAGTTGGAGGGCACGAGTCGCGGTCACTACGAGAGGCTGCCCATAAAGCTGGTGGTCCTGGAGGAGGGGGAGGCGGAGGAAGCGGAGGCGTATTTTGCGCACAGCAGCTACGCAAGGGAGCTGTGGATGAAGAACGGGAGGAGGGGTTTGAGCGCGTATTCGGAGAATGAGGCGCGTGGGTACGTGAAGCGCAATGAAAGGCCGCAGCATCTCACCTTTCTCAACCACATTCAACTGTTTGTGTCCGCCGCCTCCGACGAACCATCAGATTCATCGGATCCATTGACTTGCAATGAATTAGACgcattgaatttgaattga
- the LOC137734913 gene encoding uncharacterized protein, producing the protein MSVSVVVSPPHIIGATSAALTLGCSPPLSSPHSPRISVFLYPPSTPPAPYPSRPSSKNRVTSSSSSSSAAFAFLHHTPATATMTRGPRGFLSASSSSSSSCCCSFRAHSPDHFESADDDDEDESPSADTDEEEEEYADGDFGSPDRWDVLGLGQAMVDFSGTVDDEFLEKLGLEKGTRKLVNHEERGRVLRAMDGCSYKAAAGGSLSNTLVALARLGSGSIAGSTLNVAMAGSVGSDPLGDFYRTKLRRANLHFLSEPIKDGTTGTVIVLTTSDAQRTMLAYQGTSSTVNYDPCLASTVCNTKIFVVEGYLFELPDTIKTITKACEVARKSGALVAVTASDVSCIERHYDDFWEIVGNYADIVFANSDEARAFCHFSSKESPVSATRYLSHFVPLASVTDGPRGSYIGVKGEAVYIPPSPCVPVDTCGAGDAYASGILYGILRGVSDLKGIGTLAARVAATVVGQQGTRLRVQDAVELAESFACHVDSSRIRSDIESDRLSSF; encoded by the exons ATGTCTGTATCGGTTGTTGTTTCTCCTCCGCACATAATCGGCGCCACGAGTGCGGCCCTGACCCTGGGCTGCTCTCCACCACTCTCTTCTCCACATTCCCCTCGCATTTCTGTCTTTTTATACCCCCCTTCCACTCCCCCCGCGCCTTATCCATCGCGTCCTTCTTCAAAAAATAGAGTTACTTCCTCCTCCTCCAGCTCCTCTGCCGCCTTTGCTTTTCTCCATCACACCCCCGCAACCGCAACCATGACCAGAGGGCCACGTGGATTTCTCAgtgcctcctcctcctcctcctcctcctgctgCTGTAGCTTTAGAGCTCACTCACCTGATCACTTTGAGAGCGCtgatgacgatgatgaagaTGAAAGTCCTTCTGCTGATActgatgaggaggaagaagaatacGCCGACGGGGATTTTGGGTCGCCTGATAGATGGGACGTTTTGGGCCTGGGACAAGCCATG GTCGACTTTTCTGGGACTGTTGATGACGAGTTCCTGGAGAAATTGGGATTGGAAAAGGGAACAAGGAAGCTTGTGAATCATGAAGAGAGAGGTAGAGTTTTGAGAGCTATGGATGGTTGTAGCTATAAGGCTGCTGCTGGTGGGTCTCTTTCCAACACTTTAGTGGCCTTGGCAAGGCTTGGTAGTGGCTCCATTGCAGGCTCTACCTTGAATGTAGCTATGGCAGGGAGTGTCGGGAGTGATCCATTGGGTGATTTTTACAG GACCAAGTTACGTCGTGCAAATTTGCATTTTCTTTCTGAACCTATCAAGGATGGGACAACAGGGACGGTGATAGTTCTCACAACTTCAGATGCCCAGCGTACAATGCTTGCATATCAG GGTACATCTTCAACTGTTAATTATGATCCATGCTTGGCTAGCACAGTTTGcaatacaaaaatatttgtaGTCGAGGGTTATTTATTCGAACTACCTGATACAATCAAAACAATTACAAAAGCATGTGAAGTAGCACGCAAGAGCGGTGCCCTGGTTGCAGTTACAGCATCAGATGTCTCCTGCATTGAGAGACACTATGATGATTTCTG GGAAATTGTTGGAAACTATGCCGACATTGTTTTTGCAAACAGTGACGAAGCAAGAGCATTCTGCCATTTTTCCTCAAAGGAGAGCCCCGTTTCAGCTACAAGGTATCTGAGCCATTTTGTTCCCCTGGCATCAGTTACGGATGGACCAAGAGGGTCTTACATTGGTGTAAAAGGAGAAGCTGTATATATTCCTCCTTCTCCATGTGTACCAGTGGACACTTGTGGTGCTGGAGATGCATATGCGTCTGGAATTTTGTATGGTATTCTACGAGGAGTGTCAGATTTGAAAGGAATAGGTACACTAGCGGCAAGGGTTGCAGCCACAGTGGTGGGGCAGCAGGGCACACGACTTAGGGTTCAAGATGCAGTAGAGTTGGCAGAATCATTTGCATGCCATGTTGATAGTTCCCGCATTAGATCAGACATTGAATCAGATCGTTTATCCAGCTTCTAA